The following is a genomic window from Treponema pallidum subsp. pallidum str. Nichols.
GAACAGGATGCACAACTCGCGCAGATCCCTGTTTTGCGGTTTGTTCTTCCCTGCAGTACCGGGTAACATGCTTCGCATCCCGCTGCTCTGTGTAACAGTTTATGAGTTCCACACCGCGGACGTACAGTTCCCACCGTTCCTTTACCACCCAGTGAGGTGCGTCACCCTTGTTAGGTGACGTAGATTGTATCCCTGAGCGTCCAGTGTGTTCCTGCGCCAGGCAGGATATCTGTATAGGATAGTCATACAGCACGACGCAACGATCCTTTATTGACCTCAACTTTGGTTCAACAATATGCACGAGCAACAGTTCGTACAAATCGTCCCATGACCACTGGGTATAATCGACCCCCGCACGTGCTCCCAGGTCTATTCCGGAGCGCAATACTTCCTGCGCAAGCGTCTGTACACTACTCGCGTGCGAAAGGGAAAAGCCTGCATAGCGGAGAAAAGCTTCCTCGACCGTCACGTACTCGAAGGGAGCACAAAAACAAGCACACGAATATGGGTCCGCGAGCGGATGACTCTGTACTTGTTCAACCACAAAGCGAAAGAGTTTGCTGCTTACATCGAGCGACGTCTTGTAGTCAGCGTACACCGTGTAGTATTCGACCATAGTAAATTCCGGCCTATGCAAGGCGCCCATGGACTCTCCATTGCGATAGCACTTTGAGATCTGAAAAGCCGAACGTTGCAGTTGCGCGATGAGCGGTTTCAGAAAAACCTCAGGAGAGGGAACGAGATATAACTTCTGTGTATCTTTAGCATGCACTGACGTAAAGTACTCGGTTTGAAACACCTCAAGACACCGTTCTGGAACGAGCGCACGGGCGAGTGCAGGCGTATCGAGCTCTATGTAGTGGTGTTCAAGGAAAAAATCACGCACTGCACGCAAGCACTGCGCGCGAAA
Proteins encoded in this region:
- a CDS encoding EF-P lysine aminoacylase GenX, with protein sequence MDTESVLFRAQCLRAVRDFFLEHHYIELDTPALARALVPERCLEVFQTEYFTSVHAKDTQKLYLVPSPEVFLKPLIAQLQRSAFQISKCYRNGESMGALHRPEFTMVEYYTVYADYKTSLDVSSKLFRFVVEQVQSHPLADPYSCACFCAPFEYVTVEEAFLRYAGFSLSHASSVQTLAQEVLRSGIDLGARAGVDYTQWSWDDLYELLLVHIVEPKLRSIKDRCVVLYDYPIQISCLAQEHTGRSGIQSTSPNKGDAPHWVVKERWELYVRGVELINCYTEQRDAKHVTRYCREEQTAKQGSARVVHPVPEGFAHACARMPPCSGAALGFDRLVALLAGRHSLDAFVYDQ